The DNA window ACTTAAGCTGCAGTCCATCTACCCCAACATCTGAATATGATTCATACTTATCGAAATCCATGAGTGCCCCTTTCGGAAGTGAAGGTTTCCTTAATGTTAAGGAAGTGCAAGTGGCAGGTGGAGCTGCCGGTGAGGACAGGGTCCAAGCTGTTTGTTCTGAAGAAAATGGATGGCTATTTTGTGGAATTTATGATGGTTTTAATGGAAGAGATGCAGCTGAttttcttgctggcacattgtaTGAAACCatcgtattttattttaacctaCTAGATTGGGAAGCTAAGAATGAAGCCTCCGACGGTTTGGACATGGATAATTCACATCCTCTGGATGATGGTAGCATTACTCATGAAAGATTTTGTCCTTTGAAAAACAATAGTAAAAATGCTTCAGATATCCACAGTGTATTCGAGAACCATTCATATGCCAAAGCAGGAATGGCAAACTATCCTCTGAGGCATGGGGTGCTTGATAGCCTCCAGCGTGCTCTTAGTCAAGCAGAGAATGATTTTCTGCACATGGTTGAACAGGAAATGGAGGATCGTCCTGATTTAGTCTCTGTTGGATCATGTGTTTTAGTTGTTCTTCTTCATGGAAAGGATTTATACACGCTAAATTTGGGTGATAGTAGAGCAGTACTAGCTACCCTTGACGTGAGAGGAAATGGGGGACTGAAAGCTGTCCAGCTCACTGAGAGTCACACTGTGGATAATGAACTTGAAAGAGCACGGCTACATCATGATCATCCTGATGATCCGACAATCATTGTTGGTGGGAAAGTTAAAGGAAAACTAAAGGTGACTCGTGCTTTTGGAGTTGGCTACTTGAAGTCGGTAGGTTACAGTTATACATTCCGTGCCTGTCAGTATGGCCATAATCTCATATAACACGAAATCATCTCTGTTTGTGTAGTGtaagaatttaataaataaaatagcgGCACTGTCTTAATATGCTAGTAATTATTCAGGTTGCTtctttaaaaagataatagtaataataaaggATGCAGGTTGCTAaactaaattgaattttttatttctgtcTTAAGTATTCATGCTAACCAGTAATACCTGCTTGATATTTTAGGATAGCTTTGCCATATCCATTTATGTTCTGTATACGAATCCACCACCCCAACCTGTACTTGTAAGGACTCTATCTATTTTTCTCCTGTCACTTCGGATTCCACCCGACCTTGATAAAAATCCATCAGCTCTGgacaaaaaaatcaatatgCATGACTACTTTATTGTATATAGGACATAAATTTTCAGAATGAAGTTGATGTGTTATCTATACTAAAAATGGTATTCATTTCTAGTGAAGCAGGTAACCTAGTCTGTATTGCTGGAAATTATTTTAGTCCATCATAAGTTGattattatacatttatttCCTCTGCagaaaaagtttaatgatGCTTTGATGGGTATTCTTCGAGTTCCTAGCCTAATAAGCCCCCCCTATGTTTCCACTCAACCGGCATTGTCTATCCATAGGATATCAAAATCAGATTGCTTTGTTATAGTTGGAAGTGATGGTTTGTTTGACTTTTTTGGCAATGAGGAAGCAGTGAACCTTGTCCGTTCATATATCTTGAGCAACCCTACTGGTGATCCTGCAAAATTTTTACTGGAGCAGCTCCTATTGAAAGCAGCTGATTGCGCAGGTGAACTCCAAATCGTTTTCTGTAAAATGTTTGAATCGTTTCCCAATTTACATTTATGGAAgtaaaatttttctttttattgacTTATCTTTGGCATGATATTATCATGAATgcacgacaaaaaaaaaaaataaataaaaaaaaaaaataataataataataaaataaaataaaataaaaaaggacaaaCTTTAATGCTTACATTAAATGTCGTATGTTGACCATGGTTTAGTTTAGAGAGCTGAACTTAATCATATATGATGTTCTTAGCAGCTAGCTGAAGTCAACTTTTCagtttgttttgttgttaatttttttatggcaGAAGCTTCTTATGTATCTAAAGTTGAGCATTCCCTTCAACAGAAGGTGAATTCTCCAATCTTTGTTAGAAGatataacattaatttttttttgacacTATTGGGAAAGAAAACATAGAAGAACTAGGGTCTATTGCTATCATTTAACTCCCGACTAAAAGACTAATACTATGGGAACAAGTTGAGGTTGGACTTTGGAGTACCCTTGCTGCTGTAAGATAGTATCCTCTTAACTGTTTTCACCTGGGATACTTTTTTTTGGAGAGCTTTCCTTTAATATTATACAATCTAGTCACTATTAAAGGATACTGGCGTCGAGTACAAGTTCAGTGAAAACACAGCTCTTCACTTTTTATCATGGGTTTTCTTATATGGATTAATTCGATTTTCTTTCACAGTACATTTTATAGGTTTAGATAAGTACGAAGCCTTTAGGACTAGTTTGACTCATGTTGAACTTTGTATACAAGTCAGACCTAATCTTTGAAAAACATCAGATCTTACAAAGAACCAGGATAGTGTAGTGTATTATTGAAACCCATACGccaaagttttttattttcttcatcaacTACTCCATAAATAAGGTATGAGACACGGGGTGTTTTATTCATTTGCTCAGAAGTCGACTAATTTTGTGCTGATAATTTGCAATTTCAGTTATCTATTTGTATCCATCGGTGTTGATGAtgtaaaaatttatgttttataggTTTTAGCAAGGAAGAATTAATTACCATTCCAGCCGGCAGGAGAAGGAAATATCATGATGATGTAACTGTTATTGTAATCATCCTTGGAACAAATCAGCGCACCACAAGGGCATCTACTAGCATGTAAGCTTAAATTTGGCTGTTTTTGCTTGCTTTAGCTCATTTTTATTCCGTAGTTATACACTTGTACTCTGTAGTTGTAGTTCTCATTCCTTATTTATCTGAGTGAGTGACAATTGATTTTGATAGGGTcctatatttcttttcattatttagcTCAAAATCTGATCAAAGAACCTCTTGTTCTCAAATCAGGTTCTTGTACCTTTacaataaaatacattttaattatagtgAAGTCTCCATGTTCTTAGAGATGGTTTGCTGAAAGATTGAAGAATAGTTAAAGTTTGGATGCAACCTCGAAGGATTGTCTTAGGGTCTGAATGATATTACCGGAAATAATAATCACAATATCATTGTTCCTTCTCCATTGTGGTCAATGTCTAAGATAATGTTATACTatctttttcaatattaatattgaaaaagtgtagttttgttcttttacttcCATTTAGTTAAATGTTGCATGTTGGATAAGGAATACAATACAAGTTCGATCTTTCACTtccacatttaaaaaaatgaaactagtGGACTTCTTGTAGGGTCTGTTAGATTCTGCATCTTATTTGATATTCACTTAGTTTTGGATCCCACAAAGGCTTGGCTGCTAAGAACATTTCCAGGTTTCGGCATTGACTTTTGTTTACATGTGGCTTTCCTAGTGATTGTGATGGTTTATGGTTCACTTCCCCCCTGTAAAGTTCGCCTGTAAATATCACAGGGAATTGTCATCATCTCTCTTCACTAGTTATAGCTGCTGAATTACACTTACTGGCAAACTGGTTGGTCCAAGATGGACAAAATACTAGGAAAAAATGGTCTGAGAATGCTAATACTATCATTTTCTTATGAATTGCTTGGGTCCAAGAAGATGGAAAAACTCTAGCAATTACATACTATTTTGACTTCTTTTGTCATTATCTCTATTTACCTTTTGCCGAGTTAGCTCTAGATGCTAACGTTAGATGGGCTTTGGATTTGAGTGGAGAATAGAATGTTAGTGAAAGCGTAACCACAAATGCATTATACTGTATGGGATATACAGTGTACATGGTGtaatataaattgatttgttctaactagaaaaaaaatatctcaagatgaaaattttcaaatcaataaACTTTTtgggatgaaattgaaattggatACTTTTCTAGATTACTTATAGTCAGAGTCATTAGATAGCATACTAACCCTGAAGTtcttttaacctaaaaattaGAATCACCCAACCCTTCAAAACTTTTCTACTTGTTAACCTTCTTGTCATTTAGGATCTCACTCATGTACATCTATACTCATCCTCAGCTGTTTTACTACATTAAAACCTGCACTTTACAAATCATCTTGTTTTGTCCTTGATTTGATATTGGCTGGATATTAGTAGATCACATGATGAAGCATCCATGGGCATTCTCTTCACTGAAATAATCCAGGTAGGCCTGTGACTTCGCTTGATCCTCGTAATTTTCTGTCTGATCATTTGAATATGAAAATGGAATCGGTGGGACACTGTAAAGAAATTCAGGGCCTTTACCTAAATGCGGCGCATTGTAATTTAAGCCCAAAGTAGGTGGAGGGACAAAACAACCTTTTGGACCCGTGTATATTTGTTGGGTCAGTGGGTTAGCCTTTTTGTGGCCCACATCTGGATCCACATTGAGTGTCCCATGTCCATTTTGGTGGTTTGAACCTGATTTATCACTAATACCTGGTTGCCCCTTGGTTTCCTTCTTTTCACCACTTTTCCCTGCACCACCTTTGTCTGGAGAACAACCCTCATGTCCAATAGCATTCTCCTTGGAGTCGGATGACCCCGCCGAAGGCCTTCTGGAAGAGCTTTCAATATTCTTAGACTTTTCATTCTGTTCTTTACGCTTGTTCTCGACAGGGGTTACCTTAAACCCAACCTTCTTTGCCGAAGCTTTATTAGTACCCGGACTTCTTGCATTTTCTTGGCTGTTGCCTTTGTTAGTCTCCAACGTCTTGATGAGTTGTTTCTCTTTTCCCCCTAGCTTTTCTGGCCATATTTCCGCATGTTTACCTGCTTTGGCCAACCTCTTGGTCAGCGTTTCAAGACTAACATTTCCAGTGACCGTGACTTTCTGTTGGTCTGAGTCAATGATAGTCGTATAAACACCTACAATATTAAGAAGGTCATCACTTCCAAAGCTTTAGACTAAGGGCCACTTGTAAAAGTACCTATTCCTATAATGGTTTAGCTCATGACTGTCGGTTAATTTTGTCACATTTGAAACCGAAAACAGTTAAAGTGAACAACATCAAATGGTACCATCAATGCTCTGAAGAACCTTCTTAACCTTCCTCTTGCACCCTTCACAGTGAATAGAGACTTTCAAGACCCAAACCTGTAAGGGAAAGAAGGGGATTAGCTGAGAGAGGCCTGAGGAGAAGaacaaccaaaagaaaattaaaaacttgCTTAGGAAGAGAAGGCATTTTACCTGTGCTCTGAGTCGTTGTGAGGCTGCTTCAGAACATACTACAGCCATTGGAGGGAAAGTCCCAGTTCAGAAAGAGATGAATCACCAAAAACCTTCTGGTTCAGAAAGAGAGATTGAAAGTGAAACTATAAAGTCGACAAGCCATCGGTCCATGGCATTGttataaacataatattgaAGAAGGGAGTTCGTAAAGAGAACTGCTCTAtcaagaaaat is part of the Cucurbita pepo subsp. pepo cultivar mu-cu-16 chromosome LG03, ASM280686v2, whole genome shotgun sequence genome and encodes:
- the LOC111790787 gene encoding probable protein phosphatase 2C 40 isoform X2, which codes for MLHEASTKHEGELEVSFGYKCNGNIDEIREVSDKFEIQPGLQRISSFSCLSGAALSANATLANTNICNGLIGEEILPTWDSPNSFRKVPSSPTLSRLDILSTSMQSSLSNLSCSPSTPTSEYDSYLSKSMSAPFGSEGFLNVKEVQVAGGAAGEDRVQAVCSEENGWLFCGIYDGFNGRDAADFLAGTLYETIVFYFNLLDWEAKNEASDGLDMDNSHPLDDGSITHERFCPLKNNSKNASDIHSVFENHSYAKAGMANYPLRHGVLDSLQRALSQAENDFLHMVEQEMEDRPDLVSVGSCVLVVLLHGKDLYTLNLGDSRAVLATLDVRGNGGLKAVQLTESHTVDNELERARLHHDHPDDPTIIVGGKVKGKLKVTRAFGVGYLKSKKFNDALMGILRVPSLISPPYVSTQPALSIHRISKSDCFVIVGSDGLFDFFGNEEAVNLVRSYILSNPTGDPAKFLLEQLLLKAADCAGFSKEELITIPAGRRRKYHDDVTVIVIILGTNQRTTRASTSM
- the LOC111790787 gene encoding probable protein phosphatase 2C 40 isoform X1 is translated as MLHEASTKHEGELEVSFGYKCNGNIDEIREVSDKFEIQPGLQRISSFSCLSGAALSANATLANTNICNGLIGEEILPTWDSPNSFRKVPSSPTLSRLDILSTSMQSSLSNLSCSPSTPTSEYDSYLSKSMSAPFGSEGFLNVKEVQVAGGAAGEDRVQAVCSEENGWLFCGIYDGFNGRDAADFLAGTLYETIVFYFNLLDWEAKNEASDGLDMDNSHPLDDGSITHERFCPLKNNSKNASDIHSVFENHSYAKAGMANYPLRHGVLDSLQRALSQAENDFLHMVEQEMEDRPDLVSVGSCVLVVLLHGKDLYTLNLGDSRAVLATLDVRGNGGLKAVQLTESHTVDNELERARLHHDHPDDPTIIVGGKVKGKLKVTRAFGVGYLKSKKFNDALMGILRVPSLISPPYVSTQPALSIHRISKSDCFVIVGSDGLFDFFGNEEAVNLVRSYILSNPTGDPAKFLLEQLLLKAADCAGFSKEELITIPAGRRRKYHDDVTVIVIILGTNQRTTRASTSIRAAKHHHHP
- the LOC111790788 gene encoding heavy metal-associated isoprenylated plant protein 35-like isoform X1, yielding MAVVCSEAASQRLRAQVKCLLFLSKFLIFFWLFFSSGLSQLIPFFPLQVWVLKVSIHCEGCKRKVKKVLQSIDGVYTTIIDSDQQKVTVTGNVSLETLTKRLAKAGKHAEIWPEKLGGKEKQLIKTLETNKGNSQENARSPGTNKASAKKVGFKVTPVENKRKEQNEKSKNIESSSRRPSAGSSDSKENAIGHEGCSPDKGGAGKSGEKKETKGQPGISDKSGSNHQNGHGTLNVDPDVGHKKANPLTQQIYTGPKGCFVPPPTLGLNYNAPHLGKGPEFLYSVPPIPFSYSNDQTENYEDQAKSQAYLDYFSEENAHGCFIM
- the LOC111790788 gene encoding heavy metal-associated isoprenylated plant protein 35-like isoform X2, which gives rise to MAVVCSEAASQRLRAQVWVLKVSIHCEGCKRKVKKVLQSIDGVYTTIIDSDQQKVTVTGNVSLETLTKRLAKAGKHAEIWPEKLGGKEKQLIKTLETNKGNSQENARSPGTNKASAKKVGFKVTPVENKRKEQNEKSKNIESSSRRPSAGSSDSKENAIGHEGCSPDKGGAGKSGEKKETKGQPGISDKSGSNHQNGHGTLNVDPDVGHKKANPLTQQIYTGPKGCFVPPPTLGLNYNAPHLGKGPEFLYSVPPIPFSYSNDQTENYEDQAKSQAYLDYFSEENAHGCFIM